Genomic DNA from Paenibacillus sp. MBLB1832:
GCTCCGCTGGGTCTGACACGCCCCAGGCGGCCAGCTCCAGCGCCAGCGGCGCGAGATCGGCTTCGCGGATCTCGGGGGTGCCCCTCGGCGGGAGCTGGCGGTGTTCGGTCTCGGTCCACAGGCGATAGCATACGCCTGGACCGAGACGCCCTGCCCGTCCTCTGCGCTGATCCGCAGAGGCGACGGACACAGGCACCGTCGTCAGACGGGTCATGCCTGTGCGAGGCGAGAACTTCGGCACACGCATGAGGCCGCTGTCGATCACAACCGTGATACCTTCAACCGTTAAGCTGGTCTCGGCGATCGAAGTCGCCAGCACCACTTTGCGATGGCCTGGCTTGGTGACAGCTGCTAAGGCTCTATCCTGCGCTTCAATAGACAGATTTGCATACAGAGGGGCTATTTCAACGTTATTCCCCAAATTCAACGCGCCAAGTCCTTTCTCAACGCGATGAATTTCCGCGGCACCTGGCAGAAAGACCAATAAACTCCCTGCATGAGCTTGCAAAGCCTTATGTATACTGCTCACAACGGCAGGCTCCAGTTTACCACTAACAGCCTGGGGCAAATAATGCGTATCTACAGGATACGAACGCCCTTCACTTTCAATTACGGGGGCATCATCCAGCATGGCTGAGATCGCTTTCCCATCCAATGTAGCTGACATGATCAGCACCCGCAAATCTTCGCGGAACACCGTTTGAGATTGGCGAGTCAAGGCTAGTCCGAGATCCGCATGCAAGCTCCGTTCATGGAACTCATCGAAAATGACGAGTCCAACTCCCTCCAACGCTGGATCCTGCTGAAGCAATCGTGTAAGGATACCTTCTGTGATCACTTCAACGCGTGTTTTCGAGCCAATACGTGTATCATTTTTCACGCGATAACCAATGGACTGTCCGACTTCCTCACCTAGCAGCTTTGCCATATAACGAGCTGCAGCGCGTGCTGCCAGACGTCTCGGTTCCAGCATTAGGATTTTTCGTCCCTGGAGCCACGAAGCATTCATTAGCGCTAATGGGACCTGTGTTGTTTTACCCGCACCCGGCTGAGCAACGAGAATTGCACAGTTTCGTTCTTGCAAGGTTGCATGTAATTGCGGAAGCACTTCAGCAATAGGCAACTTATTCATGTCGTTCACTCCGAGCTCGCATGTATTTAATGTTGTAAATAATTAGACGAAAAATCACGATTTGTTCATTGCTTTCTCCCCATTCACCTGTTCCTTCTCATGTTGATCGTGTATACTAATAGACAATCAAGTCACTAAAGGAGAACTTTCACATGAATGTACATGAAGCGATTTCCAAACATTCGAATGCACAGCATATGCATCTTGTTCGTTTTGCAGAGTTGGATGCACAGCGCGAGCAAGCCATTGACGTGGCGGTCGACTTGTGCAAACGCGGGCTTCCTTTCACTGTTGATGCCATCAACGCGGTCACAGCCCAAATCATCGCCCATGCCCAAAAAGGTATCTCTCCGCTCCGCTCCCTTGTTACTGAGGAAATGGTTCGTGATTATGTAAACAAAGGGTAAGGAGATACATAACAATGGGTGTATTTACGTTTATTTCGATGCTGATCATGGGCTCCGCATTTAGCGCAGGTTTCTTGCTGCTTTTTAAGCAAAAAATCGCATGGGGCATTACCTGCATCGGACTCTCCATCGTCTGTTACATTGCATATGTGTACATTGCGAATACCTACTTCGCCTAGTCAGCTTATGCAGAGGAAGAACCGATCTCATCACGATCCGGTTCTTTTTTCTTTTATTTCAACACCAGCCACGCTCGTCCATTTTCTGAAACAATTGCTCATAATAAGCCATCGGATGCGGCACAAGCTCGCCAAGTGTTATGTCCCATACCTCTTTCACATAAGCTCCATCGGCTCCCCTTCGATATCCTAATGCAGGAATCTCTGCACACTCACCGTGAAGCAATTGTTTCAACGCACTGACTTTTACGGCATATAACCCCGTAACTTCGTCTGGCTGCAGCTCGTAGCTCCGTAAATCTTGATCACATTGATATAGAAAAACGTGACAAAACTCCCGATCTATCACCTGTTCTGAAACAAAATCTTCCTCGGCAAATACCCCGCACGGTATTAAGTCTTCGAAGGAAACTTGAAGCCCCAATTCTTCCTCCAACTCCCTTGCGCCTTCTTCAACGGATTCACCTGCTGCCAGATGGCCTGCACAAGAGATATCCAAGAGATTGGGGAACAGGTCTTTATCTGGATGCCGCAATTGAAGCAGAAGATGGGCGTTATCCCCTTCCATTCGTACAATCCAGCACTGAAAGGTTTGATGCCAGAGCCCTTTGGCATGGACCTCGGAGCGAGGCGCCACGCCGAGCCAATTCCTTTTTTCATCATATACATCAAAAAGTTCTTCTGATTTCTTCACTTAGTGTCCCCGCTTTCGCTCACCAACCAGTTACCGACGTGTGGACTTCTTCGTCGCCTTCATCGCATAAAGATCATCTTCAAGCACACTCATTCTGTCTCTAACCGCTGTAAGCGCATCCTCGATCGCCTGATTATAGATAGGACTTGTCAACAGACCAAGCATGTAATCAATCAACTGCTCTGCCGCCAAATGCCCTAATTCCAAACCATGCTCGATGTCCATATGTTCCTGCAGATCGCTGATGATCGCTTCTTTTTCATCTTTGGGCAACTTGATCGGTTTCATCCAAACACTCCTTATTATGCCATTACCGTCTATTATAACGGATTTAGGCGCAAGGAACTATATATGCATATGGGTTCGAGCCCCCACCTGAAAAAGGGAATAAATGCCGTTTCCTTGGTACATAGTAAGGCAGTACGACTACTCTAAAGAAATGGATGTGCACGCATGGAAAACAAGAAGCATCAAGGCAATTATACGGGAACAACGAATATGAACGCAGAAAATCAAGACATGGCATTCGTCAATGACACCCTTGAAAACGCGCCAAATACGACCTCCATCAACCTTGCCAAAGACGATATTAGCGAAGACAATGAAGAAAAACAATTGAATCAACACTAGGTTTCACGCCATCAGAGCAGTCTTTTGTCGTTCCATTTGAACGGCGGGGGCTGCTTTTTTTCATGAAATCTCCTTAATCTCCAGTGCCGCCAGCTTGGCATCACCTTACTCGTGCGCTACTATAGATGGAGAATCATGATGGAGGAGGAGAATCTTACGTGGAAAATGTCATCGTCATCGGTGCAGGTCCTTGCGGATTATCAGCTGCCGTTGC
This window encodes:
- a CDS encoding YpbS family protein produces the protein MNVHEAISKHSNAQHMHLVRFAELDAQREQAIDVAVDLCKRGLPFTVDAINAVTAQIIAHAQKGISPLRSLVTEEMVRDYVNKG
- a CDS encoding NUDIX hydrolase, with amino-acid sequence MKKSEELFDVYDEKRNWLGVAPRSEVHAKGLWHQTFQCWIVRMEGDNAHLLLQLRHPDKDLFPNLLDISCAGHLAAGESVEEGARELEEELGLQVSFEDLIPCGVFAEEDFVSEQVIDREFCHVFLYQCDQDLRSYELQPDEVTGLYAVKVSALKQLLHGECAEIPALGYRRGADGAYVKEVWDITLGELVPHPMAYYEQLFQKMDERGWC
- a CDS encoding DUF2164 domain-containing protein, whose product is MKPIKLPKDEKEAIISDLQEHMDIEHGLELGHLAAEQLIDYMLGLLTSPIYNQAIEDALTAVRDRMSVLEDDLYAMKATKKSTRR